GTGCCACCGTGGCACTCAAGTGTCTCTTCACCCTCCACAACGTCGTCGTCAAGGGACCCTTCACCCTCAAAGACCAGCTCGCCTATTACCCTTCCTACGGCGGCCACAACTTCCTTAACCTCTCAACCTTCCGCGACGACTCGGACTTGGAATCGCTCCAACTCAGTGATTGGGTTCGTTGGTACGCCGGCGTCATAGAACAAAGCCTAACCGTTTCAAGAATCCTAGGCTATTATCTCCgatattcatcatcttcttcttctaacaCCATCCAAGAAACAAACTCTTTGACTCTTGGAACTTCAAACGCGGATTTACTGTACAAGATAGAAGCTCTGGTAGCGTTCTTGGAACAGCTAGGTAAGGTTCCAGAGTCATTGCAGCTTCAGAAGAAGGAGCTGGTTTATGAAGTGGTGAAGCTTGTAGGGGAAGATTACAGAAGCGTTCAGAGAGAGATAGTGATGAGGTTGGAGGAGATGGAAGGTAGAATGGAGAATTTGGATGTTGGTGAAGTGAGTGAGTTGGTTGGGTATGTGAAGAGGATGGAGGAGTGTAAGGAGAAGCTTGTGATGCTGTTCGTTAATAAAGGGAGGAACGGTGGCTTCTGGGATTTGGTTAGAGAAACGAAGGAGAGAGGGTTGAAGATCAAAGGGGAAATTGAAGGCAAGTGGCTCACGGTGGTGGTGGCTTCCAAGACCGCCGCCGATTCCACCCGGTTTAACACTAACCCGTTTCTTGAACCCGGTCAAACCAGTCCGGTCCCACTCACCAGTTTTGCTTTTGCAACGGTAAGATGACAACCAACGGTCTTTTTTCTTTCACTCCAAAGGtggctttttcctttttcttttttaaaaaatattttttggtttttttctttaatttcttttgttatagTGGTGTGGGTGTGGGGATGGCTGTCTGCTGTTGTGTGCATAATTAAAGTGATCGCATGTAGACAGATAATTCGTGTATATTGTACAGATAAATCATAATGTGCAGTTCAAGATAGAGATTTATGTAGCAAaatcacaaatataaataagaattttCTAAGAGAATTTTTTAGTTGAGTTTCTTTCATGTTTACTTTATTAAAGCATGGGAGACGGCTATTTAGGTGgtaattattattcaaataaaaagtcTCCAGCTGAAATACTAGTTGTATCTGACTTGAATTTTCTATTCGGTGAATATTGTAAAGTGTTAATCCAATTATTCAAAGTTTCAAACTATATCAGGAAAATAACAAAAATCACTTAACGAAAAATAAGGTAAAATTTCGGATGCTATTTACaaaattaacagttaaaaattattaaataataatttaattaaatatattaaattatttaattcttagtttttatataaagtgtatttgaatttttaaaaaaaaaatttcaaaatttaaagttaTGCATCTAAAagtttattaactaatttttattccttttataaactaaatcttattgaattttttttgttcagaaaaaaagtttaatttatttttgagtaAAACTTTTTTTCAATCCTTCACTATTTATTCGTTGAAGATTACGTCCCTTAACAACTATAAAAACATAATCGGTTCTATCCACTTTCGTATTTGTTCAATCTAGTCTTTAAAAATAGTTAACAATAGGTTAATGCTGACATATCAGGTACGTCtctttaataataaggacaaatcaCCTCTGAACTCTTCAATTATCTCTTCAATCATCTCCCTCCTCCGtaactctttcttcttctccacaGCTACCTCACTTACACTCCTCTCTTTCTCTCCAATCCTCTCTTTTCGCCACCATCACCACACTCACAATCATCGTCATTAACAATATCATCACCATCCTTTATGCAtgatgattaataaaaaatttatattttcctaaactttctctccctcctctcctctcttttccctctttatgcatttttttttactttctcatttttctttctcactcaccactaccacc
This region of Arachis hypogaea cultivar Tifrunner chromosome 8, arahy.Tifrunner.gnm2.J5K5, whole genome shotgun sequence genomic DNA includes:
- the LOC112706208 gene encoding putative clathrin assembly protein At4g40080; protein product: MAQHKNKLRNLAYNIKDKASVIVATLSIKRHVSSVRVRVLRATTHALTGPPSEDRIAAVLAVASSNNTSHLLPRVCIDALMDRLHRTGSATVALKCLFTLHNVVVKGPFTLKDQLAYYPSYGGHNFLNLSTFRDDSDLESLQLSDWVRWYAGVIEQSLTVSRILGYYLRYSSSSSSNTIQETNSLTLGTSNADLLYKIEALVAFLEQLGKVPESLQLQKKELVYEVVKLVGEDYRSVQREIVMRLEEMEGRMENLDVGEVSELVGYVKRMEECKEKLVMLFVNKGRNGGFWDLVRETKERGLKIKGEIEGKWLTVVVASKTAADSTRFNTNPFLEPGQTSPVPLTSFAFATVR